Proteins from a genomic interval of Quercus lobata isolate SW786 chromosome 11, ValleyOak3.0 Primary Assembly, whole genome shotgun sequence:
- the LOC115966324 gene encoding protein FAR1-RELATED SEQUENCE 5-like: MSDSNYHTKTDSQSVRKLNFEDEDSPLVIVEQPEPISIDSNDKIHANVEEEVIPKLGIEFETEQDAYDFYNSYARVVGFSIRRSKGHKGDKDGSRKWLDRVFCCSCEGIRGNDKRDDNVKCHRPETRCGCKAEMKISCRYSEKYCVVKFVSEHTHVLASPRKRIFLRSQRSINPAQAVEAELADSSGIAPRASVGLMARRVGGLDNLGFIPEDYNNYLRTRRTEEMKNGDTGGLLEYLQRMQSEDLNFSYAIQVDLDDLITNIFWADGRMKLDYEYFGDVVCFDTTYKKNKEGRPFALFVGVNHHKQTIIFGAALLYDETSETFIWLFDSFQKAMFGKKPQTILTDQDAAMAKALASQWPETHHRLCVWHMYQNAAKNLKEVFGRYNTFAGDFSSCVYDHDYEDDFLDAWDNMLDKYDLKNNSWLQRQFELREKWALVYGRKTFCADMSTTQRSESMNSQIKRYITYNYDLLRFFHHFQRLVDDRRFEELRADFKATQSKPSLEYPIEILKHAASVYTPAVFKLFNRELWLTWDCELHKEGEVGSVQELH; the protein is encoded by the exons ATGAGTGATAGCAATTATCATACTAAGACTGATAGTCAATCGGTtcgaaaattgaattttgaagaTGAGGATTCACCACTTGTGATAGTTGAACAACCAGAACCAATATCAATAGATAGCAATGATAAAATTCATGCCAATGTAGAAGAAGAAGTGATTCCGAAATTAGGAATTGAGTTTGAGACTGAGCAAGATGCGTATGATTTCTATAATAGTTATGCGCGTGTAGTTGGATTTAGTATTAGGCGAAGTAAGGGCCACAAGGGTGATAAAGATGGTTCACGTAAATGGTTAGATAGAGTTTTTTGTTGCTCTTGCGAGGGTATACGAGGGAATGACAAAAGAGATGATAATGTGAAATGCCATCGTCCAGAAACAAGATGTGGTTGCAAAGCAGAGATGAAAATTAGTTGTAGATatagtgaaaaatattgtgtggTAAAATTTGTGTCAGAGCACACACATGTCTTAGCTTCTCCTCGTAAGCGTATATTCCTTCGATCTCAAAGGTCCATTAATCCAGCCCAAGCTGTTGAGGCTGAATTAGCAGATAGTTCTGGAATTGCACCAAGAGCAAGTGTAGGACTAATGGCTCGAAGGGTAGGTGGACTTGACAATCTTGGCTTCATTCCTGAggattataataattatttgcgTACAAGACGAACAGAAGAGATGAAAAACGGGGATACAGGAGGCTTACTTGAATATCTTCAAAGAATGCAATCTGAAGACCTTAATTTTTCTTATGCAATTCAGGTTGACCTTGATGATctaattacaaatattttttgggcAGATGGTAGAATGAAGTTGGATTATGAATATTTTGGGGATGTAGTTTGCTTTGATacaacttacaaaaaaaataaagaaggtaGGCCGTTTGCATTGTTTGTTGGTGTAAATCATCATAAACAAACTATCATCTTTGGTGCTGCATTGTTATATGATGAAACATCTGAGACTTTCATATGGTTGTTTGATTCTTTTCAGAAAGCAATGTTTGGTAAGAAACCACAGACTATCCTCACAGACCAAGATGCTGCAATGGCAAAGGCATTAGCTTCACAATGGCCAGAAACACATCATCGTTTATGTGTTTGGCATATGTACCAGAATGCAGCTAAGAACCTCAAAGAAGTGTTTGGAAGGTACAATACTTTTGCAGGAGATTTTAGTAGTTGTGTATATGACCATGACTATGAAGATGATTTTTTAGATGCATGGGATAATATGCTTGATAAATATGATCTAAAGAATAACAGTTGGTTGCAAAGACAATTTGAGTTAAGGGAGAAATGGGCTTTGGTTTATGGGAGGAAAACATTTTGTGCTGATATGTCTACTACTCAGAGAAGCGAGAGTATGAACAGTCAAATTAAAAGGTACATAACTTATAATTATGACTTGTTGCGTTTCTTTCATCACTTTCAAAGGTTGGTTGATGATAGACGTTTTGAAGAGTTGAGAGCAGATTTTAAAGCAACTCAAAGTAAACCATCATTAGAATATCCAATAGAAATATTGAAGCATGCAGCAAGTGTTTATACTCCTGCAGTATTTAAGTTGTTTAATCGTGAATTATGGCTCACTTGGGATTGTGAATTGCATAAGGAGGGTGAGGTTGGATCTGTG CAAGAGCTGCACTGA